One part of the Nocardioides conyzicola genome encodes these proteins:
- a CDS encoding HNH endonuclease — protein sequence MFDVQKPLVASAVQAFARGLASPDRGLDDASRIDLIRELETLKCAAEAAQAVLSAAFDASQRAAQASQGVPAARQGRGVAAQIALARRESPHRGQQHLGLAKVLTTELPHTMAAFRAGRVTEWRATLVARETACLSREDRMTVDAEIAGNAQRFEAMGDGELVSEARTIAYRLDPESVVRRRSRAENDRRVSLRPAPDVMSQLSALLPVKDGVAVYAVLSREADRLRAAGDHRGRGQIMADTLVRRVLSTAPATDTRPAVMINLVVSDRVLLGGGDDPAYVEGYGPIPADLARQLAGTTRAWVRRLYATPETGRLVAMDSTSRLMPAQLARMIRLRDQRCRTRWCDAPVRHSDHVTAVAEGGPTNEPNGQGLCEACNHAKQASGWRARPSPGARHAVETTTPTGHTYTSMAPALVRTRFIESGPGLWTLVA from the coding sequence ATGTTCGACGTCCAGAAGCCGCTAGTCGCGTCCGCGGTGCAGGCGTTCGCGCGCGGGCTCGCCTCCCCCGATCGCGGCCTGGACGACGCGTCCCGGATCGACCTGATCCGCGAGCTCGAGACGCTCAAGTGTGCAGCGGAGGCTGCGCAGGCGGTGCTCAGCGCCGCCTTCGACGCCTCCCAGCGGGCGGCGCAGGCCTCGCAGGGCGTGCCCGCCGCGCGACAGGGTCGCGGCGTCGCCGCCCAGATCGCGCTCGCCCGCCGGGAGTCACCGCACCGTGGGCAGCAGCACCTCGGGCTGGCCAAGGTCCTGACGACCGAGCTCCCCCACACGATGGCGGCGTTCCGCGCCGGGCGCGTGACCGAGTGGCGGGCGACGCTGGTGGCTCGCGAGACCGCGTGCCTGAGCCGTGAGGACCGGATGACGGTCGACGCCGAGATCGCCGGCAACGCCCAGCGGTTCGAGGCGATGGGTGACGGCGAGCTCGTCAGCGAGGCGCGCACGATCGCCTACCGGCTCGACCCCGAGTCCGTCGTACGACGCCGGAGCCGCGCCGAGAACGACCGCCGGGTGTCGCTGCGCCCCGCGCCCGACGTGATGAGCCAGCTCTCGGCCCTGCTGCCCGTGAAGGACGGTGTCGCCGTGTACGCCGTCCTCAGCCGCGAGGCAGATCGGCTGCGCGCGGCGGGCGACCACCGCGGCCGCGGGCAGATCATGGCCGACACCCTGGTACGGCGAGTCCTGTCGACCGCCCCCGCGACGGACACCAGGCCAGCAGTCATGATCAACCTGGTGGTCAGCGACCGGGTCCTGCTCGGAGGCGGCGACGATCCGGCGTACGTGGAGGGCTACGGCCCGATCCCCGCAGACCTTGCACGCCAGCTGGCCGGGACGACCCGGGCCTGGGTGCGGCGCCTCTACGCCACCCCCGAGACCGGCCGACTGGTCGCGATGGACTCGACGAGCCGGTTGATGCCCGCACAGCTCGCCCGGATGATCCGACTCCGTGACCAGCGGTGCCGCACCCGTTGGTGCGACGCCCCGGTCAGGCACTCGGACCATGTCACCGCCGTCGCAGAAGGCGGACCCACGAACGAACCCAACGGCCAGGGTCTGTGCGAAGCCTGCAACCACGCCAAGCAGGCGTCGGGATGGCGAGCGAGACCGAGCCCCGGTGCTCGACATGCGGTCGAGACGACCACGCCGACCGGGCACACCTACACCTCGATGGCGCCTGCGCTGGTCCGGACGCGCTTCATCGAAAGTGGCCCCGGACTCTGGACCCTCGTCGCCTGA
- a CDS encoding MarR family winged helix-turn-helix transcriptional regulator: protein MHHHDTTGDESTSDLLMMAARSMRRSFGEVMAEYDVTPSQARALRVVAELEPVRLSVLAERLRIAPRSATEVVDALEERSLVARQPDPADRRATSVVPTDAGTALRAKLDEARRTATEQRLSVLSDTDRAELDRILRLVVGQE, encoded by the coding sequence GTGCATCACCACGACACCACCGGCGACGAGTCGACCAGCGACCTGCTGATGATGGCCGCGCGCTCGATGCGCCGGTCCTTCGGTGAGGTGATGGCGGAGTACGACGTCACCCCGAGCCAGGCGCGGGCGCTCCGGGTCGTGGCCGAGCTGGAGCCGGTGCGGCTCTCGGTGCTGGCCGAGCGGCTGCGCATCGCGCCCCGGTCGGCGACCGAGGTCGTCGACGCCCTCGAGGAGCGCTCGCTCGTGGCCCGGCAGCCCGATCCCGCCGATCGGCGGGCGACCAGCGTCGTGCCGACCGACGCGGGGACGGCGCTGCGGGCCAAGCTCGACGAGGCGCGTCGTACGGCGACGGAGCAGCGACTGTCCGTGCTCAGCGACACCGACCGCGCCGAGCTCGACCGGATCCTGCGGCTCGTCGTCGGCCAGGAGTAG
- a CDS encoding ABC transporter ATP-binding protein has product MAEPMSRGRGGRPGSISPESRQADKAQLADAPVSLRRIGRLFSAHRARLAFVVVLIVASSLIALAQPFLIKRVIDVAIPQQDVSLLLTCVLLMVGIAVATSAIGVVQTWQSTTVGQRVMHRLRSDLFGHLQRQSIGFFTRTRGGEIQSRVVNDIGSMQSVVTSTATSIASNLTTVVGTLVAMLLLSWQLALVTLVVLPPAVVLTRQVARMRYAVTAARQRKLADLHVQVEEGLSVSGIQLTKTLGAAPTLARRFEQTSAELVDLEVRSQLAGRWRMATMNIVFAAVPATLYLAAGLPATSGGMTIGTLVAFVALQGALFRPLMGLLGVQADVTASLALFSRIFEYQDLPVEIDDPADPVRLGRVHGEVRFDHVGFGYGDAPVLHDIHLTVPAGGSLALVGETGSGKTTLASLVARLHDPTTGAVRIDGVDVRDLTLDDLAATVGVVTQETYLLHASVRDNLLHARPDATDAEIEAACRAARIHDVVTALPDGYDTMVGSRGHRFSGGEKQRLAIARTLLRNPRILVLDEATSALDNETEREVQAALDELAEGRTTITIAHRLSTVRNADQIAVLAHGQVVEHGTHEELLLRGGRYADLVRSGLSTVAA; this is encoded by the coding sequence ATGGCGGAGCCCATGAGCCGCGGCCGCGGAGGCCGCCCCGGATCGATCAGTCCCGAGTCGCGACAGGCCGACAAGGCCCAGCTCGCCGACGCCCCCGTCTCGCTGCGCCGCATCGGCCGGCTGTTCTCGGCGCACCGCGCCCGCCTGGCCTTCGTCGTGGTCCTGATCGTGGCCAGCTCGCTGATCGCGCTGGCCCAGCCCTTCCTGATCAAGCGCGTCATCGACGTCGCGATCCCCCAGCAGGACGTCTCCCTGCTGCTGACCTGCGTCCTGCTCATGGTGGGCATCGCCGTCGCGACCTCCGCGATCGGCGTCGTCCAGACCTGGCAGTCGACCACCGTCGGCCAGCGCGTGATGCACCGCCTGCGCTCCGACCTCTTCGGCCACCTGCAGCGCCAGTCGATCGGCTTCTTCACCCGCACCCGTGGCGGCGAGATCCAGTCGCGGGTCGTCAACGACATCGGCAGCATGCAGTCGGTCGTCACCTCGACGGCCACCTCGATCGCGTCCAACCTGACCACCGTCGTCGGCACCCTCGTCGCGATGCTGCTGCTCAGCTGGCAGCTCGCCCTGGTCACGCTCGTCGTCCTGCCGCCGGCGGTCGTCCTCACGCGCCAGGTGGCGCGGATGCGGTACGCCGTGACCGCGGCCCGTCAGCGCAAGCTCGCCGACCTGCACGTGCAGGTCGAGGAGGGCCTGTCCGTCAGCGGCATCCAGCTCACCAAGACCCTCGGCGCCGCGCCCACCCTCGCGCGCCGCTTCGAGCAGACCTCGGCCGAGCTCGTCGACCTCGAGGTCCGCTCCCAGCTGGCCGGCCGCTGGCGGATGGCGACCATGAACATCGTGTTCGCCGCCGTCCCTGCGACCCTCTACCTCGCTGCCGGCCTGCCCGCGACCTCGGGCGGGATGACGATCGGCACCCTGGTCGCGTTCGTCGCCCTCCAGGGCGCGCTCTTCCGCCCGCTGATGGGGCTGCTCGGCGTGCAGGCCGACGTGACCGCATCGCTCGCGCTCTTCAGCCGGATCTTCGAGTACCAGGACCTCCCCGTCGAGATCGACGACCCGGCCGACCCGGTCCGGCTCGGCCGCGTCCACGGCGAGGTCCGCTTCGACCACGTCGGCTTCGGGTACGGCGACGCGCCGGTCCTCCACGACATCCACCTGACCGTGCCGGCCGGCGGCTCCCTCGCCCTGGTGGGCGAGACCGGCAGCGGCAAGACGACGCTGGCCTCCCTGGTCGCCCGGCTGCACGACCCGACCACGGGCGCGGTCCGCATCGACGGGGTCGACGTCCGCGACCTCACGCTCGACGACCTCGCCGCCACCGTCGGCGTCGTGACGCAGGAGACCTACCTGCTGCACGCGTCGGTGCGCGACAACCTGCTGCACGCGAGGCCGGACGCCACCGACGCCGAGATCGAGGCCGCCTGCCGGGCTGCCCGCATCCACGACGTCGTCACGGCACTCCCCGACGGCTACGACACGATGGTCGGCTCGCGTGGCCACCGGTTCTCCGGCGGCGAGAAGCAGCGGCTGGCGATCGCCCGGACGCTCCTGCGCAACCCGCGGATCCTGGTGCTCGACGAGGCCACCAGCGCGCTCGACAACGAGACGGAGCGCGAGGTGCAGGCGGCGCTCGACGAGCTGGCCGAGGGACGGACGACGATCACCATCGCCCACCGGCTCTCGACCGTGCGCAACGCCGACCAGATCGCGGTCCTCGCACACGGCCAGGTGGTCGAGCACGGCACCCACGAGGAGCTGCTGCTGCGTGGCGGCCGCTACGCCGACCTGGTGCGCAGCGGGCTCTCGACCGTCGCGGCCTGA
- a CDS encoding NAD-dependent epimerase/dehydratase family protein, with product MSELHVVVGAGPVGRATALELAAAGHETLLVSRSGSGPDLPGVRREAADAADADRLTELAAGAVAIYNCVNPADYTVWSTFWPPVAEAFLVAAERTGALLVTASCLYGYGPVDGPMVEGMPDAATTKKARIRAGMWAEALARHEAGRIRAVEVRGSDYMGPGVTVAAGHVARVAPAALAGKTVRVMGRPDVPHSFTDVRDMGRALVAVAAAPQTWGRVWHAPTNTPVTQAQAVADVCRAAGREPVKVKAFPRGTLALSGLVVPVMRELRETEYQFQRPYVLDSSAIERELGLTPTPWAEVCRATAVNADPTLAQAATVESPLRTRSA from the coding sequence ATGTCTGAGCTTCATGTCGTCGTCGGCGCCGGGCCCGTCGGTCGCGCCACCGCTCTCGAGCTGGCCGCGGCCGGCCACGAGACGCTGCTCGTCAGCCGGTCGGGGAGCGGTCCGGACCTCCCCGGCGTACGCCGGGAGGCGGCCGATGCCGCCGACGCCGACCGTCTGACGGAGCTGGCGGCCGGCGCCGTCGCGATCTACAACTGCGTCAACCCGGCGGACTACACGGTCTGGTCGACGTTCTGGCCCCCGGTGGCCGAGGCGTTCCTGGTCGCCGCCGAGCGGACCGGCGCGCTGCTGGTGACCGCGTCCTGCCTCTACGGCTACGGCCCGGTCGACGGCCCGATGGTCGAGGGGATGCCCGACGCCGCGACGACGAAGAAGGCCCGGATCCGGGCCGGGATGTGGGCCGAGGCGCTGGCGCGCCACGAGGCGGGTCGCATCCGCGCGGTCGAGGTGCGCGGATCGGACTACATGGGTCCTGGGGTGACGGTCGCGGCCGGGCACGTGGCCCGGGTGGCTCCGGCCGCGCTGGCCGGCAAGACGGTGCGGGTCATGGGCCGGCCCGACGTACCGCACTCGTTCACGGACGTGCGCGACATGGGTCGGGCGCTGGTCGCCGTGGCCGCGGCACCGCAGACCTGGGGCCGGGTGTGGCACGCCCCGACCAACACGCCGGTGACGCAGGCGCAGGCCGTGGCCGACGTCTGCCGGGCGGCCGGGCGCGAGCCGGTGAAGGTGAAGGCCTTCCCGAGGGGCACCCTGGCGCTCAGTGGGCTGGTCGTGCCCGTGATGCGCGAGCTGCGGGAGACCGAGTACCAGTTCCAGCGTCCCTACGTGCTCGACTCCAGCGCCATCGAGCGTGAGCTCGGCCTGACGCCCACGCCGTGGGCCGAGGTCTGCCGGGCGACCGCGGTCAACGCGGACCCGACACTGGCTCAGGCCGCGACGGTCGAGAGCCCGCTGCGCACCAGGTCGGCGTAG
- a CDS encoding TetR/AcrR family transcriptional regulator, translated as MSRAENRVEITRTIQETARRHLAEVGPAALSLRAIAREVGMVSSAVYRYFPSRDELLTALIVEAYDELGDAVERADAGVRRRAALDRRFLAVCNAIRDWARTNPHEYALLYGSPVPGYVAPDTTVSSAGRITGAFLRLAQESQTAGDLLATTRPVPPKERKALGGVYPALDVAVADERIVRWLMGWTTVFGHISMELFGHMHRGILDYDAHFQQVTGQLVADLGLD; from the coding sequence ATGTCCCGAGCCGAGAACCGCGTCGAGATCACCCGCACCATCCAGGAGACGGCACGCCGCCACCTCGCGGAGGTGGGGCCGGCGGCGCTGTCCCTGCGTGCGATCGCCCGCGAGGTCGGCATGGTCTCGTCAGCGGTCTACCGCTACTTCCCCAGCCGCGACGAGCTGCTGACCGCCCTGATCGTGGAGGCGTACGACGAGCTGGGCGACGCGGTCGAGCGGGCCGACGCCGGCGTCCGGCGGCGTGCGGCCCTGGACCGACGGTTCCTGGCCGTGTGCAACGCGATCCGCGACTGGGCGCGCACCAATCCGCACGAGTACGCACTCCTCTACGGCTCCCCCGTCCCCGGCTACGTCGCCCCGGACACGACCGTCAGCTCGGCCGGCCGCATCACGGGCGCGTTCCTGCGGCTCGCCCAGGAGTCGCAGACGGCAGGAGACCTGCTCGCCACGACGCGACCGGTGCCGCCGAAGGAGCGCAAGGCGCTCGGCGGGGTCTACCCGGCGCTCGACGTCGCGGTCGCGGACGAGCGGATCGTGCGCTGGCTGATGGGCTGGACGACCGTCTTCGGGCACATCAGCATGGAGCTGTTCGGCCACATGCACCGCGGCATCCTCGACTACGACGCCCACTTCCAGCAGGTCACTGGCCAGCTGGTCGCCGACCTGGGTCTGGACTAG